The Nitrospira sp. genome segment CTGCACGAACAGTTCGGTACTGAGCGTCAGGTGAAGCCTTACACGCCAAGTCCATTCGCATACGCCGACCAGCCATTTGTCCGCAGGTCGGCCGCGATCCTCGATACCGGCATGAGCCGCGATCATTGCGACGCAGGGATGGGGGACAACCGCCTCAAGCGCCTCTCCCAGCCCTAACTCAAGCTTCAACACCCCAAGGGTGCGACCTCGGAACAGCGCGAGCGCCCGATGCGATGGAATAGTCTTGATCGGTTCAGAATAGGCATAATAGTCTCGAAACTTTTCCTCTTCAGCCGTTTCCTTGTCTTTCATCACCGTCGAGGTCAGGACCCCTTCATCCCACAACCGGGCCCGCAACGCGGCCAGCAACTCGGCTGTTTCCGCGAACCGCTCCATGAGAATATCCCGCGCTCCTTCCAACGCAGTTTTGGCATCGGGCACATTGATCGCCTCCACCCCTTCGGCGGCCGGCACGACGCGAATGTACGTGAGCGCTTCTTGCTCGGGATGCAGCATAGGATCGGCCAACAGACCATCGGCCAAGAGCTCCAGTCCTGCTTCGCGTGCGATTTGTGCACGCGTGCGCCGCTTCGGTTTGAAGGGCAGGTACAGATCTTCGACGGCTTGTTTGGTGGTCGCGGCCTCAATGCCGGCACGCAACGCATCTGTGAGCTTGCCTTGCTCCTCAATCGAAGTCAGGACGGCAGCACGCCGCTCCTCCAATTCACGCAAATAGCGCAGCCGATCTTCCAGTGAACGTAGTTGCGTGTCATCTAAGTTTCCTGTTACCTCTTTCCGATAGCGCGCGATGAAAGGAACTGTGGCTCCTTCGTCGAGCAGCGTTATCGCTGCCGAAACTTGATGGACCCCAACACTGAGCTCCTTAGCGATGAGGGGTACAATCTTGAGCTGCGCCGCGTCCGTTGAAGTCTGAGTCGTTTCAGGTGTCATCGGTATCAATCGCCTATGTTTCCGAGCGCGTCAGAATTCCGTGCTCTCTGAGAGTTAGAGGGTAAGCAAGGCATCCTGGGAAAGAGACGGTCCAAGCTCAAGAGGGACATGACAGGGAATTCGTAGACAAGGTCAAGTTAGTGAGCAAGCGTTCCAAAAGCGGCGAACAGTCGCCCGGTAAGATAATAGGTTCCTTGAGCGTCTCCCACATGCTTGCGTCGCAAGAAGTCGTTCAAGACTCGTCCATCAGCAGCCTTGTGTCTGTCGGGATGACTGAGGTTCATCCTGTACCGTTTAATCCCCTCTGAAACCGAACTGACGAACACGACGGTCCCATCAAGGTCCACTTTCTCGACGACGCCGACGTGTGTGAGCGGGTCGTTCGGCAATCCGTCGCGGTTGAAATCCCAGGTGTTGTGGAAAAAGACCAGGTCACCTGGATGGACGGTAGGGCCGTAGTGAATCCGGCCATGTTCCACCACATGGGTAAAAATGCGCCCGACCCCGTTGCCTCCATCAAGCTCCCCCAGCCCACCATACAAGTCGACACGCTCCGAGGCGTATACGCCTCGAACGAAACCTGAACAATCCGGAGCATAGTTCCGGCCCCCAACCTGAATCCGAGACTGTCCGACAAACCGCACCGCCGTCTTCGCCAGCGCCGTCTGTCGCGGAACTGCCTTGGCCATGGTGCAGCAATGCGCTCCGCGCGTGCCCAGGGTGGGAGTCACGCTCCTCTCATCTTGTACCGGCGGACGTCCAGTCGTGGCACAGCCAGAGAGCACGCCTGAAACCAGCAAGACCAGAAGGCCGATGAAGAGCGAGTGACTGTGGCCAGCCGAACTCATTATGCATTAGTATACAGACCCGCTGCCGTAAGACAATACCTGCGTACCGTTCAGCTCTCCCTTCAACTATCCTCCCGCACTTCCCACTGGTCCGCCTGGTTCAGTCATGCGCCACGGATCGAGGAGTTCGGCGAGGCGTCTGTCGGGTAATACTTTTTGGTCTTTGGCGACCTGCCTCACCGTCTTTCCAGATTTATACGCCTCCTTCGCCAATTTTGCCGCTGCCTCGTAACCAATCTCTGGAGCCAGGGCAGTACACATCGCCAGGCTTTCTTCGATGAGACTCTTACAACGGTCTTCGTTTGCCTGGATCCCTTCAATACACTTGACCGAGAAATTGTTGGAGGCTGTTGCGAGAAGTTCGATGGATTGCACCAGGTTGTACGCCATGACCGGCATCATCACGATGAGTTCGAAATTTGCCGCCTGGCCGCCTACAGTTACCGTCACGTCGTTGCCGATGACCTGCGCGCAGACCATCGTGACGGATTCGGCGATCACCGGATTGACTTTGCCCGGCATGATCGACGAACCAGGTTGCGTCTCGGGCAAATTGATTTCGCCGAGTCCACAGCGTGGCCCGGACCCAAGCCAGCGAATATCGTTGGCGATCTTCATGAGACTGACTGCCAGGGTCCGTAGGTGTCCACTGGCTTCAACTAACGAATCCTGCGCCGACTGCGCCTCAAAATGATTCTTGGCTTCTTTGAAGAAGCAGCCGGTTTCCTTGGAAATGATCGCCATGACCTTGGCGGAAAATTTCGGATGACAGTTCAAGCCTGTGCCGACGGCCGTCCCGCCCAATGCAACTTCGCTCAAAGCCTCCTGCGCTCGCATGACCCGCTGGATGCCAAGTTCGATTTGTCTGGCGTAACCTCCGAATTCCTGGCCGAGACGAACCGGCGTGGCGTCTTGCAAGTGTGTGCGCCCGATCTTCACGATCTTATCGAACTCCTTGGCCTTGCCCTTCAATGCCTTGTGCAATCGAGCCAGGGCCGGCAACAGCTGCTGCTGCATCATTTCTGAGGCGGCGATGTGAATGGCAGTCGGAATCACGTCGTTGCTCGACTGCCCAAGATTCACATGGTCGTTCGGATGGACCAATTTGCTGCCGCGTGCGCCGCCGAGTAGCTCAGTGGCGCGATTGGAGATGACCTCATTGGTGTTCATGTTGGTCGACGTACCGGACCCAGTCTGAAAAATATCGACAGGAAACTCGGCATCCCATTTGCCATCGACCACTTCAGTCGCTGCCTGCTTGACGGCCTCCGAGGGTTGCCTACCCAGCAAACCGAGGGAGTGGTTGACGGTGGCCGCAGCCCGCTTGATCATTCCCATAGCCCGAATAATTGCCCGCGGCATCCGCAGCGAGCTGATCGGAAAATTCTCAATGGCGCGGGCAGTCTGTACACCATAGTAGGCCTCGGCTGGAACAGCCAGTTCCCCCATGGTATCTCGCTCAATTCGAGTCGTTGCCGGCGGCTTATTCTGATCCTTTTTCATGCCCAGTGCTCCATGTGTAAGAGGTTCGAACTCCTTGCGGGCGTCATGATAAACTCAGCTCGGCGACTTTCACAAGGGCATGCCTCCCTGACTTCTCCACATGTCACGGTCGAGGCCTACGCAGGCTATACGCGGGTTATCAGTTATACGGTGAAGAAACGCCCCGTCCGTTCACACTCGATGGGTCCGCTTATCCGTGGAGGAGATTCTCGGTCGCTGGTACCGCGAGGCGCATGGCTGCTTTCGCATCCACGCTAGCGACACTCAGCGATACGTGCTGCGGTATGACTTACACGAAGAAGTCTGGGAATTGGTGATGCAGGAGCGGAGCACGAACAAACTAAGAAGGCCCACCTGACC includes the following:
- a CDS encoding CHAP domain-containing protein gives rise to the protein MTPTLGTRGAHCCTMAKAVPRQTALAKTAVRFVGQSRIQVGGRNYAPDCSGFVRGVYASERVDLYGGLGELDGGNGVGRIFTHVVEHGRIHYGPTVHPGDLVFFHNTWDFNRDGLPNDPLTHVGVVEKVDLDGTVVFVSSVSEGIKRYRMNLSHPDRHKAADGRVLNDFLRRKHVGDAQGTYYLTGRLFAAFGTLAH
- a CDS encoding class II fumarate hydratase gives rise to the protein MKKDQNKPPATTRIERDTMGELAVPAEAYYGVQTARAIENFPISSLRMPRAIIRAMGMIKRAAATVNHSLGLLGRQPSEAVKQAATEVVDGKWDAEFPVDIFQTGSGTSTNMNTNEVISNRATELLGGARGSKLVHPNDHVNLGQSSNDVIPTAIHIAASEMMQQQLLPALARLHKALKGKAKEFDKIVKIGRTHLQDATPVRLGQEFGGYARQIELGIQRVMRAQEALSEVALGGTAVGTGLNCHPKFSAKVMAIISKETGCFFKEAKNHFEAQSAQDSLVEASGHLRTLAVSLMKIANDIRWLGSGPRCGLGEINLPETQPGSSIMPGKVNPVIAESVTMVCAQVIGNDVTVTVGGQAANFELIVMMPVMAYNLVQSIELLATASNNFSVKCIEGIQANEDRCKSLIEESLAMCTALAPEIGYEAAAKLAKEAYKSGKTVRQVAKDQKVLPDRRLAELLDPWRMTEPGGPVGSAGG